A stretch of the Aphis gossypii isolate Hap1 chromosome 2, ASM2018417v2, whole genome shotgun sequence genome encodes the following:
- the LOC114132660 gene encoding 52 kDa repressor of the inhibitor of the protein kinase-like, with product MLRWVEHLNSLSLFYDVFEYICSALEELEVTTCKVDGVQPHTLLLSICTPQFIVALLVLKPIFSLTKNLSLSLQKVDCDLSSCVQYSNNLYEEINQMRENAESNFKNVFKQAMEMAEKTGVQMIIPRRVKNQIHRENYAGNPEAYYRKSIFIPFLDHYLDQLSSRFLDHSTLLLKIQNILPSKCIALDTDGIKETAHTLIIEWPNEILGTSEDLIAEIVMWRRHYLGMPNENRPVCFIQALNQCNSTLYQSVHRFLRIGATLPVSVATSERSFSSLRRLKTYLRNKTGEERLNGLTLLNVHRDIEVNCEDILNIMAKTTRKLDLVL from the exons ATGCTAAGGTGGGTGGAACATTTAAACTCACTCAGTTTATTCTATgatgtttttgaatatatatgcTCTGCGCTTGAAGAACTGGAAGTAACAACCTGTAAAGTTGATGGAGTACAACCACACACTCTTCTTTTATCAATTTGTACACCTCAATTTATTGTTGCATTATTAGTACTAAAACCGATTTTTAGCTTGACTAAAAATCTTAGCTTATCATTGCAAAAAGTAGATTGCGATTTAAGCAGTTGCGTTcagtattcaaataatttgtatgaagAAATCAATCAGATGAGAGAAAATGcagaaagtaattttaaaaacgtatttaaacAAGCTATGGAAATGGCAGAAAAAACCGGTGTCCAAATGATCATTCCTCGGCgtgttaaaaatcaaatacatcGTGAAAATTATGCAGGCAACCCTGAAGCATATTATCGTAAATCgatatttattccatttttagaTCATTATCTGGATCAATTAAGCTCAAGATTTCTTGACCATAGTAcactacttttaaaaatacagaatATTTTGCCGTCGAAATGTATAGCGTTGGATACAGATGGAATTAAAGAAACAGCACACACTTTAATAATAGAATGGCCAAATGAGATACTTGGAACATCAGAGGACTTAATAGCCGAAATAGTTATGTGGCGAAG GCATTATTTGGGCATGCCAAATGAAAATCGACCAGTATGCTTTATCCAAGCTCTAAACCAATGCAATTCGACACTGTACCAATCAGTTCATCGATTTTTGCGTATTGGTGCAACGCTCCCAGTATCCGTAGCTACAAGTGAACGCTCGTTTTCTTCCCTTCGTAGATTGAAAACGTATTTACGTAACAAAACAGGCGAAGAAAGATTAAATGGATtaacattgttaaatgtacATAGAGACATAGAAGTGAATTGTGAAGATATCCTTAACATAATGGCTAAAACTACAAGAAAATTAGATttagtattgtaa
- the LOC114132669 gene encoding oxidation resistance protein 1 isoform X11 — MIDIDVLSMSDELRRAFYATSVNSLDFESYIPDLHGITEILTEDHRKQLSRHLPARAEGYMWTLVFSTLQHGFSLNSMYRKMSKVESPILLVIQDTQNNVFGALTSCALKMSDHFYGTGESLLFTFCPDFQVYNWTGDNMYFIKGNNESLSIGAGDGKFGLWLDGDLNQGRTEACNTYGNEPLVNEQDFVVKILECWAFL; from the exons ATGATTGATATCgat gtactgtctATGAGTGATGAACTCCGTCGGGCCTTCTACGCAACCAGCGTCAATTCATTAGACTTCGAATCATATATTCCCGATTTACACGGCATCACCGAAATCTTGACCGAAGACCACAGGAAACAGTTGAGCAGACATTTGCCAGCTAGAGCagaag GATATATGTGGACACTGGTCTTTAGCACACTACAACACGGTTTCTCTTTAAATTCCATGTACCGAAAAATGAGCAAAGTTGAAAGTCCTATACTCCTAGTCATCCAAGACACGCAAAACAAC GTGTTTGGAGCACTAACGTCGTGCGCGTTGAAAATGAGTGACCATTTCTACGGTACTGGTGAATCGCTGCTATTTACGTTCTGTCCCGATTTTCAGGTGTACAACTGGACCGGCGATAATATGTACTTCATTAAAGGCAACAATGAGAGCCTATCGATCGGGGCTGGAGa tGGTAAATTTGGTTTATGGCTGGATGGTGACCTGAATCAAGGCCGGACCGAAGCGTGCAACACATACGGCAACGAACCCTTAGTCAACGAACAAGATTTTGTTGTCAAGATCCTCGAGTGCTGGGCGTTCCTATAA
- the LOC114132669 gene encoding oxidation resistance protein 1 isoform X13, with translation MVLSMSDELRRAFYATSVNSLDFESYIPDLHGITEILTEDHRKQLSRHLPARAEGYMWTLVFSTLQHGFSLNSMYRKMSKVESPILLVIQDTQNNVFGALTSCALKMSDHFYGTGESLLFTFCPDFQVYNWTGDNMYFIKGNNESLSIGAGDGKFGLWLDGDLNQGRTEACNTYGNEPLVNEQDFVVKILECWAFL, from the exons ATG gtactgtctATGAGTGATGAACTCCGTCGGGCCTTCTACGCAACCAGCGTCAATTCATTAGACTTCGAATCATATATTCCCGATTTACACGGCATCACCGAAATCTTGACCGAAGACCACAGGAAACAGTTGAGCAGACATTTGCCAGCTAGAGCagaag GATATATGTGGACACTGGTCTTTAGCACACTACAACACGGTTTCTCTTTAAATTCCATGTACCGAAAAATGAGCAAAGTTGAAAGTCCTATACTCCTAGTCATCCAAGACACGCAAAACAAC GTGTTTGGAGCACTAACGTCGTGCGCGTTGAAAATGAGTGACCATTTCTACGGTACTGGTGAATCGCTGCTATTTACGTTCTGTCCCGATTTTCAGGTGTACAACTGGACCGGCGATAATATGTACTTCATTAAAGGCAACAATGAGAGCCTATCGATCGGGGCTGGAGa tGGTAAATTTGGTTTATGGCTGGATGGTGACCTGAATCAAGGCCGGACCGAAGCGTGCAACACATACGGCAACGAACCCTTAGTCAACGAACAAGATTTTGTTGTCAAGATCCTCGAGTGCTGGGCGTTCCTATAA
- the LOC114132669 gene encoding oxidation resistance protein 1 isoform X12, which produces MKHVLSMSDELRRAFYATSVNSLDFESYIPDLHGITEILTEDHRKQLSRHLPARAEGYMWTLVFSTLQHGFSLNSMYRKMSKVESPILLVIQDTQNNVFGALTSCALKMSDHFYGTGESLLFTFCPDFQVYNWTGDNMYFIKGNNESLSIGAGDGKFGLWLDGDLNQGRTEACNTYGNEPLVNEQDFVVKILECWAFL; this is translated from the exons gtactgtctATGAGTGATGAACTCCGTCGGGCCTTCTACGCAACCAGCGTCAATTCATTAGACTTCGAATCATATATTCCCGATTTACACGGCATCACCGAAATCTTGACCGAAGACCACAGGAAACAGTTGAGCAGACATTTGCCAGCTAGAGCagaag GATATATGTGGACACTGGTCTTTAGCACACTACAACACGGTTTCTCTTTAAATTCCATGTACCGAAAAATGAGCAAAGTTGAAAGTCCTATACTCCTAGTCATCCAAGACACGCAAAACAAC GTGTTTGGAGCACTAACGTCGTGCGCGTTGAAAATGAGTGACCATTTCTACGGTACTGGTGAATCGCTGCTATTTACGTTCTGTCCCGATTTTCAGGTGTACAACTGGACCGGCGATAATATGTACTTCATTAAAGGCAACAATGAGAGCCTATCGATCGGGGCTGGAGa tGGTAAATTTGGTTTATGGCTGGATGGTGACCTGAATCAAGGCCGGACCGAAGCGTGCAACACATACGGCAACGAACCCTTAGTCAACGAACAAGATTTTGTTGTCAAGATCCTCGAGTGCTGGGCGTTCCTATAA
- the LOC114132669 gene encoding oxidation resistance protein 1 isoform X10, which produces MNSFGKSSKTKLTSTKAFVKKAQQLLNKRKVLSMSDELRRAFYATSVNSLDFESYIPDLHGITEILTEDHRKQLSRHLPARAEGYMWTLVFSTLQHGFSLNSMYRKMSKVESPILLVIQDTQNNVFGALTSCALKMSDHFYGTGESLLFTFCPDFQVYNWTGDNMYFIKGNNESLSIGAGDGKFGLWLDGDLNQGRTEACNTYGNEPLVNEQDFVVKILECWAFL; this is translated from the exons ATGAATAGTTTTGGGAAGtcgtcaaaaacaaaattgacgTCCACTAAAGCATTTGTGAAAAAAgctcaacaattattaaacaaacgcaaa gtactgtctATGAGTGATGAACTCCGTCGGGCCTTCTACGCAACCAGCGTCAATTCATTAGACTTCGAATCATATATTCCCGATTTACACGGCATCACCGAAATCTTGACCGAAGACCACAGGAAACAGTTGAGCAGACATTTGCCAGCTAGAGCagaag GATATATGTGGACACTGGTCTTTAGCACACTACAACACGGTTTCTCTTTAAATTCCATGTACCGAAAAATGAGCAAAGTTGAAAGTCCTATACTCCTAGTCATCCAAGACACGCAAAACAAC GTGTTTGGAGCACTAACGTCGTGCGCGTTGAAAATGAGTGACCATTTCTACGGTACTGGTGAATCGCTGCTATTTACGTTCTGTCCCGATTTTCAGGTGTACAACTGGACCGGCGATAATATGTACTTCATTAAAGGCAACAATGAGAGCCTATCGATCGGGGCTGGAGa tGGTAAATTTGGTTTATGGCTGGATGGTGACCTGAATCAAGGCCGGACCGAAGCGTGCAACACATACGGCAACGAACCCTTAGTCAACGAACAAGATTTTGTTGTCAAGATCCTCGAGTGCTGGGCGTTCCTATAA